A single region of the Halorubrum depositum genome encodes:
- a CDS encoding ATP-binding protein has protein sequence MFDKVLVANRGEIAVRVMRACAELGVDTVAVYSDADKHGGHVQYADEAYNVGPARAADSYLDGEAVVEAARAAGADAIHPGYGFLAENADFAARVEAADGITWIGPASDAMERLGEKTHARRVMDDADVPIVPGTTEPVTEVEAVTDFGDEHGYPVAIKAEGGGGGRGMKVVESAEEAAEALESAKREGEAYFSNDSVYLERYLETPRHVEVQIVADAGEEGEGPADTSDVVHLGERDCSLQRRHQKVIEEGPSPALSDELRERIGEAARRGVAAADYTNAGTVEFLVEEDVDRDPAEPLGPDTPFYFLEVNTRIQVEHTVTEELTGIDIVKQQLRVASGEGLSVSQDDVGLEGHAIEFRINAENAAKEFQPANEGRLDTYDPPGGIGVRVDDALRQGDELVTDYDSMIAKLIVWAGDREECLARSKRALAEYDLEGVVTIVPFHRLMLDDERFVAGTHTTKYLDEELDRELVAEAQEKWGTESSAGDDGDEEVTEREFTVEVNGKRFDVELEERGAPAIPTPASGGSGAGGRKQRPPQATSDDGGDDGVDVAEGGEAIAAEMQGTILSVDVAEGDEVAAGDVVCVLEAMKMENDVVAERGGTVASVHVGEGDSVDMDDVLVVLE, from the coding sequence ATGTTCGACAAAGTTCTCGTCGCGAACCGCGGGGAGATCGCGGTCCGGGTGATGCGCGCCTGCGCGGAGCTGGGCGTCGACACCGTCGCCGTGTACAGCGACGCGGACAAACACGGCGGCCACGTCCAGTACGCGGACGAGGCGTACAACGTCGGCCCGGCCCGCGCCGCCGACTCGTACCTCGACGGCGAGGCGGTCGTCGAGGCCGCGCGCGCGGCCGGCGCCGACGCGATCCACCCGGGCTACGGCTTCCTCGCGGAGAACGCCGACTTCGCGGCGCGCGTCGAGGCCGCCGACGGGATCACCTGGATCGGCCCCGCCAGCGACGCGATGGAGCGGCTCGGCGAGAAGACCCACGCCCGCCGGGTGATGGACGACGCCGACGTCCCCATCGTCCCGGGGACGACGGAGCCCGTCACCGAGGTCGAGGCGGTCACCGACTTCGGCGACGAGCACGGCTACCCGGTCGCGATCAAGGCCGAGGGCGGCGGCGGCGGGCGCGGGATGAAGGTCGTCGAGAGCGCCGAGGAGGCCGCGGAAGCGCTCGAGTCGGCCAAGCGCGAGGGGGAGGCGTACTTCTCGAACGACTCCGTCTACCTCGAGCGCTACCTCGAGACCCCCCGCCACGTCGAGGTGCAGATCGTCGCGGACGCGGGCGAGGAGGGAGAGGGCCCCGCGGACACGTCGGACGTGGTCCACCTCGGCGAGCGCGACTGCTCGCTCCAGCGCCGCCACCAGAAGGTGATCGAGGAGGGCCCCTCCCCGGCGCTCTCCGACGAGCTGCGCGAGCGGATCGGCGAGGCCGCTCGCCGGGGCGTCGCCGCCGCCGACTACACCAACGCCGGCACCGTCGAGTTCCTCGTCGAGGAGGACGTCGACCGCGACCCGGCGGAGCCGCTCGGTCCGGACACCCCGTTCTACTTCCTCGAGGTCAACACGCGCATTCAGGTCGAACACACCGTCACCGAGGAGCTGACCGGGATCGACATCGTGAAACAGCAGCTCCGGGTCGCCAGCGGCGAGGGGCTCTCAGTCTCGCAGGACGACGTGGGGCTGGAGGGGCACGCCATCGAGTTCCGGATCAACGCCGAGAACGCCGCGAAGGAGTTCCAGCCCGCCAACGAGGGCCGGCTCGACACGTACGACCCGCCGGGCGGGATCGGCGTGCGCGTCGACGACGCGCTCCGGCAGGGCGACGAGCTCGTCACCGACTACGACTCGATGATCGCGAAGCTCATCGTGTGGGCCGGCGACCGCGAGGAGTGTCTCGCCCGGTCGAAGCGCGCGCTCGCGGAGTACGACCTGGAGGGCGTCGTCACGATCGTCCCGTTCCACCGGCTCATGCTCGACGACGAGCGGTTCGTCGCGGGCACCCACACCACGAAGTACCTCGACGAGGAGCTCGACCGCGAGCTGGTCGCCGAGGCGCAGGAGAAGTGGGGCACCGAGTCGTCGGCGGGCGACGACGGCGACGAGGAGGTCACCGAGCGCGAGTTCACCGTCGAGGTGAACGGGAAACGCTTCGACGTGGAGCTGGAGGAGCGCGGCGCGCCCGCGATCCCGACCCCCGCGAGCGGCGGGAGCGGCGCGGGCGGCCGCAAGCAGCGACCGCCGCAGGCGACGAGCGACGACGGGGGCGACGACGGCGTCGACGTCGCCGAGGGCGGCGAGGCGATCGCGGCGGAGATGCAGGGGACGATCCTCTCGGTGGACGTCGCCGAGGGCGACGAGGTGGCCGCGGGCGACGTCGTCTGCGTCCTCGAGGCGATGAAGATGGAGAACGACGTGGTCGCCGAGCGCGGCGGCACCGTCGCGAGCGTCCACGTCGGCGAGGGCGACAGCGTCGACATGGACGACGTGTTGGTCGTGCTGGAGTAA
- a CDS encoding BKACE family enzyme yields the protein MTYDDYLDGKPAIITAALTGGVHGKEAHPDLPETPEEIASAAAACEAAGASVLHLHARRDNGERAFSAERFQEVADAVREATDDAVLQHSTGGTAAPDALRHEPLRTDPAPEMASLDMGPLNRYDRLTSENTRELVASLHAEMRERGIKPELEVFNDGHLNESLAVLDEFEDPPYLNFLFGGGTTSPPHPRNLLNRVEALPESVEFNVIGFGPHQLPMTTQSLLLGGHVRVGLEDNRYYERGELATNEQLVARAARISEELGRPVATPAETRELLGLRGR from the coding sequence ATGACCTACGACGACTACCTCGACGGGAAACCCGCGATCATCACCGCGGCGCTCACCGGGGGCGTCCACGGGAAGGAGGCGCACCCGGACCTCCCCGAGACCCCCGAGGAGATCGCGTCGGCCGCGGCCGCCTGCGAGGCGGCGGGCGCGAGCGTGCTCCACCTGCACGCGCGCCGCGACAACGGCGAGCGCGCCTTCTCGGCCGAGCGGTTTCAGGAGGTCGCCGACGCGGTCCGCGAGGCCACCGACGACGCCGTCCTCCAGCACTCGACCGGCGGGACCGCGGCCCCCGACGCCCTCCGACACGAGCCGCTCCGGACCGACCCCGCGCCGGAGATGGCGTCGCTCGACATGGGCCCGCTCAACCGCTACGACCGGCTCACCTCGGAGAACACCCGCGAGCTGGTGGCGTCGCTGCACGCGGAGATGCGAGAGCGGGGTATCAAGCCCGAGCTGGAGGTGTTCAACGACGGCCACCTCAACGAGTCGCTGGCGGTCCTCGACGAGTTCGAGGACCCGCCGTACCTCAACTTCCTGTTCGGCGGCGGGACCACGTCGCCGCCGCACCCCCGGAACCTGCTGAACCGAGTCGAGGCGCTGCCGGAGAGCGTCGAATTCAACGTGATCGGGTTCGGCCCCCACCAGCTCCCGATGACGACCCAGTCGCTGCTGCTCGGGGGCCACGTCCGGGTCGGGTTAGAGGACAACCGGTACTACGAGCGCGGGGAGCTGGCGACGAACGAGCAGTTGGTGGCGCGCGCGGCGCGGATCTCTGAGGAACTGGGACGGCCGGTGGCGACGCCCGCGGAGACGCGGGAGCTGTTGGGGTTGCGCGGTCGATAA
- a CDS encoding TRAM domain-containing protein has protein sequence MADCPLADECPSFDERIEGMGCQHYGNKGGAEWCNHYDMPIYELKQQPVQPGEQVIVEVDDIHESGAGVGRTDDGFIILVDGLLPPARAEVRIHRVKSSHATAEEVVERLPEDPDAEDEDGDDAADADADGESEDDESDRRRDRPDRERLGSRENFWGK, from the coding sequence ATGGCGGACTGTCCACTCGCCGACGAATGCCCCAGTTTCGACGAGCGAATCGAGGGGATGGGGTGTCAACACTACGGCAACAAGGGCGGCGCGGAGTGGTGTAACCACTACGACATGCCCATCTACGAGCTGAAACAGCAGCCGGTCCAGCCCGGCGAACAGGTGATAGTCGAGGTCGACGACATCCACGAGAGCGGCGCGGGCGTCGGCCGCACCGACGACGGCTTCATCATCCTCGTCGACGGGCTACTCCCGCCGGCGCGCGCGGAGGTGCGGATTCACCGGGTGAAATCGAGCCACGCGACCGCCGAGGAGGTCGTCGAGCGCCTTCCAGAGGATCCGGACGCTGAAGACGAGGACGGCGACGACGCGGCCGACGCCGACGCGGACGGCGAGAGCGAGGACGACGAGAGCGACCGGCGCCGCGACCGCCCGGACCGCGAACGGCTCGGGAGCCGCGAGAACTTCTGGGGCAAATAG